The proteins below come from a single Phocoena sinus isolate mPhoSin1 chromosome 2, mPhoSin1.pri, whole genome shotgun sequence genomic window:
- the LCMT2 gene encoding tRNA wybutosine-synthesizing protein 4 has protein sequence MGPRSRERRAGAVQSTNDSSAVSKTSLAARGYVHDTFAALLVPGTARRAPLIHRGYYVRARAVRHCVRAFLKGTCAVPGAPRAQIVSLGAGSDSLYFRLKTAGRLTRAAVWEVDFPDVAQRKAQRIRDTPELCALTGPFQSGDPGYTLCFESSDYCILGLDLRQLQRLDHALGTAGLDAAAPTLLLAEAVLTYLEPDDAAALIAWAAQRFSNALFVVYEQMRPRDAFGEFMQQHFRQLNSPLHGLDRFPDAEAQQQRFLQAGWTACRAMDMNEFYRCFLPAEERRRVENLETFDEFEEWHLKCAHYFILAASRGDALSQTLVFPPSETFPRIDPPSPSGIFPASVVTGDSQGPHLKRYGHASVLLSPGLILSAGGFGEQEGRHCRVRKFHLLSRYCDFEWKGNQICSWGIGAQWDGRLYHTMTRLSDTQVLVLGGRLSPLTPALGILQLLFCKSEDNNPEDLNVTVTKVGPEEDSTLSCWRHSTTEVSYENQRYLFVYGGRSVAEPVLRDWHFLHVGTMAWVRIPVEGEVPEGRHSHSACSCQGGALIAGGLGASEEPLSSVFFLKPVSCGFIWESIAIQPPITPRYSHTAHVVNGKLLLVGGVWIHSSSVPGVTVIDLSTGLSFEYQIDTTCVPWPLMLHNHTSILLPEEQQLLLLGGGGNCFSFGTYFNPCTVTLDLSSLSARQ, from the coding sequence ATGGGCCCGCGGAGCCGCGAGCGTCGGGCCGGGGCAGTGCAGAGCACCAACGACAGCAGCGCCGTCAGCAAGACCTCTCTGGCTGCGCGCGGGTACGTGCACGACACCTTCGCCGCCTTGCTAGTTCCAGGTACCGCGCGCCGCGCGCCGCTCATCCACCGCGGCTACTACGTCCGCGCACGCGCTGTGCGGCATTGCGTGCGCGCCTTCCTGAAGGGGACGTGCGCGGTCCCCGGCGCGCCTCGCGCCCAGATCGTGTCGCTCGGCGCTGGCTCGGACTCGCTGTATTTTCGCCTCAAAACTGCGGGCCGCCTGACCCGGGCTGCCGTCTGGGAGGTCGATTTTCCGGACGTGGCACAGCGCAAAGCGCAGAGGATTCGAGATACGCCGGAACTGTGTGCGTTAACCGGGCCTTTCCAGAGCGGGGACCCCGGGTACACGTTGTGCTTTGAGAGCTCGGACTACTGTATCCTGGGCCTGGACTTGCGGCAGCTGCAGCGATTGGACCACGCCTTGGGCACCGCGGGCCTTGACGCAGCCGCACCGACTCTGCTCCTGGCTGAGGCTGTGCTGACCTACCTCGAGCCGGATGATGCCGCGGCCCTCATCGCCTGGGCCGCACAGCGTTTTTCTAATGCCCTTTTCGTCGTCTACGAGCAGATGAGGCCACGTGACGCCTTTGGCGAGTTCATGCAGCAACATTTTCGGCAGTTGAATTCTCCCCTGCATGGCCTGGATCGCTTTCCCGACGCGGAAGCCCAGCAGCAGCGCTTCCTTCAGGCCGGCTGGACCGCCTGCCGTGCCATGGACATGAATGAGTTCTATCGCTGCTTTCTTCCCGCAGAAGAACGCCGGCGCGTGGAAAATCTCGAAACTTTCGATGAGTTTGAGGAGTGGCATCTGAAGTGCGCCCACTATTTCATTCTGGCCGCTTCTCGGGGAGACGCCCTCTCCCAAACTCTGGTGTTTCCACCCTCAGAGACGTTTCCTCGGATAGATCCTCCTTCCCCTTCAGGAATCTTCCCTGCCAGTGTAGTCACTGGTGATAGCCAGGGCCCACACCTTAAGAGATATGGCCACGCCTCGGTCCTTTTGAGCCCAGGTCTTATTCTCAGTGCTGGAGGATTTGGAGAGCAGGAGGGGCGACATTGCCGAGTGAGAAAGTTTCACTTGCTCTCAAGATACTGTGACTTTGAATGGAAAGGCAACCAAATATGCAGTTGGGGGATTGGAGCTCAGTGGGATGGACGCCTTTATCACACCATGACAAGACTTTCAGATACTCAGGTTCTGGTTCTGGGAGGGAGACTGTCCCCATTAACTCCAGCCTTGGGGATTCTCCAGCTTCTTTTTTGCAAGAGTGAGGATAATAACCCTGAGGACCTAAATGTCACAGTCACAAAGGTCGGCCCAGAAGAAGATTCCACTTTGTCATGTTGGCGCCACTCAACAACAGAAGTGTCCTATGAGAATCAGAGATATTTGTTTGTGTATGGGGGCCGCAGTGTGGCCGAACCTGTACTAAGGGACTGGCATTTCCTACATGTGGGGACAATGGCTTGGGTCAGGATCCCAGTGGAGGGAGAAGTACCTGAAGGTCGGCATTCCCACAGTGCCTGCAGCTGTCAAGGGGGAGCCCTCATTGCTGGAGGTCTAGGTGCTTCTGAGGAGCCGTTGAGCTCTGTATTCTTTCTGAAACCAGTCTCTTGTGGATTCATCTGGGAATCAATAGCCATCCAGCCTCCCATTACCCCAAGGTACTCCCACACAGCTCATGTGGTCAATGGGAAGCTTTTGTTGGTTGGAGGGGTCTGGATTCATTCCTCCTCAGTTCCTGGAGTGACTGTTATTGATTTGTCTACAGGACTGAGCTTCGAGTATCAGATTGACACAACATGTGTGCCATGGCCGTTAATGTTACACAATCATACCAGCATTCTCCTTCCTGAAGAGCAACAGCTCCTGCTCCTTGGAGGTGGTGGGAACTGCTTTTCTTTTGGTACCTACTTCAACCCCTGTACAGTGACATTAGACCTTTCTTCCTTAAGTGCAAGGCAGTAA